Proteins encoded together in one Cicer arietinum cultivar CDC Frontier isolate Library 1 chromosome 4, Cicar.CDCFrontier_v2.0, whole genome shotgun sequence window:
- the LOC101494039 gene encoding uncharacterized protein isoform X1, which yields MSSMRYNKPRLIMNIYCFGRNLVTAPSCSLSPVHLPAQKEAHFWYVLPDEVKGTNLLNRYFEILTPCEKENILRMRGEELKKSALLSRALVRTTLSRYQTNCHVDPKSWKFRKNDHGKPEVDCQYADDWSLPPLHFNISHTSSLIACGVTVGSPIGIDVEEKQRRLKNDILAFARRYFSPHELEMLTQIVDPELQRQEFIKLWTLKEAYVKALGRGFSASPFNTFTVGLRDHMKGGIHVPPHGISKEAEITVEPFGELNNLSSNWHFVLLELLGSHYAAVCVEKESTNTGKGSIPVNLTIRKTIPFVGDECVSGTDPVVVIGGLSKLLVC from the exons ATGAGTTCAATGCGTTACAACAAACCACGGTTAATCATGAACATATATTGCTTTGGAAGGAATCTCGTCACTGCACCATCGTGTTCTTTGTCTCCTGTGCATCTTCCAGCACAAAA GGAAGCACATTTTTGGTATGTTTTACCTGATGAAGTAAAAGGCACAAACCTATTGAACcgatattttgaaatattaacaCCTTGTGAGAAAGAAAATATACTTCGCATGCGTGGGGAGGAACTGAAGAAAAGTGCCCTCCTATCTCGTGCATTGGTTCGCACTACATTGTCAAGAT ACCAGACAAATTGTCATGTTGATCCAAAATCCTGGAAGTTTAGGAAGAACGATCATGGCAAGCCTGAG GTGGATTGCCAATATGCTGATGATTGGAGCTTACCACCACTACATTTTAATATCTCGCACACTTCTTCTTTGATAGCATGTGGAGTAACTGTGGGCTCACCG ATTGGTATTGATGTCGAAGAGAAGCAAAGGAGGTTAAAGAATGacattttagcctttgcacgtCGATACTTTTCTCCACATGAACTAGAAATGTTGACACAAATTGTAGACCCTGAGCTTCAGCGTCaggaatttataaaattatggaCTTTGAAG GAGGCATATGTAAAAGCACTAGGAAGGGGTTTCTCAGCATCACCTTTTAATACTTTCACTGTTGGATTGAGAGACCATATGAAAGGAGGCATCCATGTTCCACCTCATGGGATTTCTAAG GAAGCTGAAATTACTGTTGAGCCTTTTGGTGAGCTGAACAATCTTTCAAGCAATTGGCATTTTGTGCTTCTAGAGTTGCTTGGTTCTCATTATGCTGCCGTTTGCGTAGAAAAGGAAAGCACCAATACAG GCAAAGGGAGCATTCCAGTAAATCTAACGATACGGAAAACAATCCCATTTGTGGGAGATGAATGTGTTTCTGGTACTGACCCTGTGGTGGTGATTGGGGGCTTGAGTAAACTGTTAGTGTGCTGA
- the LOC101494039 gene encoding uncharacterized protein isoform X2: MRGEELKKSALLSRALVRTTLSRYQTNCHVDPKSWKFRKNDHGKPEVDCQYADDWSLPPLHFNISHTSSLIACGVTVGSPIGIDVEEKQRRLKNDILAFARRYFSPHELEMLTQIVDPELQRQEFIKLWTLKEAYVKALGRGFSASPFNTFTVGLRDHMKGGIHVPPHGISKEAEITVEPFGELNNLSSNWHFVLLELLGSHYAAVCVEKESTNTGKGSIPVNLTIRKTIPFVGDECVSGTDPVVVIGGLSKLLVC, translated from the exons ATGCGTGGGGAGGAACTGAAGAAAAGTGCCCTCCTATCTCGTGCATTGGTTCGCACTACATTGTCAAGAT ACCAGACAAATTGTCATGTTGATCCAAAATCCTGGAAGTTTAGGAAGAACGATCATGGCAAGCCTGAG GTGGATTGCCAATATGCTGATGATTGGAGCTTACCACCACTACATTTTAATATCTCGCACACTTCTTCTTTGATAGCATGTGGAGTAACTGTGGGCTCACCG ATTGGTATTGATGTCGAAGAGAAGCAAAGGAGGTTAAAGAATGacattttagcctttgcacgtCGATACTTTTCTCCACATGAACTAGAAATGTTGACACAAATTGTAGACCCTGAGCTTCAGCGTCaggaatttataaaattatggaCTTTGAAG GAGGCATATGTAAAAGCACTAGGAAGGGGTTTCTCAGCATCACCTTTTAATACTTTCACTGTTGGATTGAGAGACCATATGAAAGGAGGCATCCATGTTCCACCTCATGGGATTTCTAAG GAAGCTGAAATTACTGTTGAGCCTTTTGGTGAGCTGAACAATCTTTCAAGCAATTGGCATTTTGTGCTTCTAGAGTTGCTTGGTTCTCATTATGCTGCCGTTTGCGTAGAAAAGGAAAGCACCAATACAG GCAAAGGGAGCATTCCAGTAAATCTAACGATACGGAAAACAATCCCATTTGTGGGAGATGAATGTGTTTCTGGTACTGACCCTGTGGTGGTGATTGGGGGCTTGAGTAAACTGTTAGTGTGCTGA